Proteins from one Triticum aestivum cultivar Chinese Spring chromosome 7A, IWGSC CS RefSeq v2.1, whole genome shotgun sequence genomic window:
- the LOC123151085 gene encoding putative lipase YDR444W, with product MASTLCSPRHHDRSHLCRRLRPRPSPPGHARPRSGAAGPSGLNTTKYLCSHPMSTGRGSPVSCSSVEASKSKQGPEHLIVLVHGIMASPSDWTYGEAVLKKRLGDNFFIYASSSNIYAKSFDGINVAGRRLAKEVLDVVQKMAGLKKISFIAHSLGGLFARYAISILYSQQAKETGSGAGVMLTSGGSEISRTSGLGAIAGLEPTNFITLATPHLGVRGKNQLPFLQGLSILEKLAAPLAPFIVGRTGAQLFLTDGEPSKPPLLLLMTSDHEDKKFISALAAFKNRILYANVSYDHMVGWKTSSIRRELDLRKPLHRSVDGYKYIVNVEYCSPVSSDGPHFPLRAARAKEAAQSTPNMENTQEYHQMMEEEMIRGLQRVGWKKVDVNFHASMWPYSAHNNMHVKNEWLHNAGAGVIAHVADSLKQTCLPSSL from the exons ATGGCGTCCACGCTTTGCTCTCCCCGCCACCACGACCGCTCACATCTCTGCCGCCGCCTGCGcccccgcccctcccctcccggccacGCTCGTCCCCGGAGCGGCGCCGCCGGCCCATCAG GATTGAACACCACGAAATACCTTTGTTCCCACCCAATGTCCACCGGCAGGGGTTCTCCCGTATCGTGTTCATCCGTGGAAGCATCCAAAAGCAAGCAAGGACCAGAACATCTCATTGTTCTGGTTCATGGTATCATGGCAAG CCCCAGTGACTGGACATATGGGGAAGCAGTGCTGAAAAAGAGGCTTGGTGATAATTTCTTCATCTATG CTAGTTCATCAAACATCTACGCCAAATCTTTTGACGGAATCAATGTAGCTGGAAGGAGGTTAGCGAAAGAA GTCTTGGACGTGGTTCAGAAGATGGCCGGCTTGAAAAAGATTTCCTTCATAGCACATTCTTTGGGTGGTTTGTTTGCTAGATATGCTATTTCTATACTATATTCACAGCAAGCAAAAGAAACTGGAAGTGGTGCTGGTGTCATGCTGACAAGTGGAGGATCTGAAATATCACGCACTTCAGGATTAGGTGCCATTGCTGGGTTGGAGCCAACTAATTTTATTACATTGGCAACCCCACATCTTGGTGTTAGAGGAAAAAATCAG CTTCCATTTCTTCAAGGGCTGTCAATTCTAGAGAAACTTGCAGCACCTTTGGCACCCTTCATTGTCGGACGCACTGGTGCTCAACTCTTTCTCACTGATGGCGAACCTAGCAAGCCACCTCTCCTTCTACTAATGACATCTGACCACGAGGACAAAAAGTTCAT ATCTGCACTAGCAGCTTTTAAGAACCGCATTCTGTATGCTAATGTTTCATATGACC ATATGGTTGGTTGGAAAACATCCTCAATAAGGAGAGAATTGGACCTTAGAAAG CCCTTGCATCGTTCAGTTGATGGCTACAAGTACATTGTGAATGTGGAATACTGTTCGCCTGTGTCGTCCGACGGTCCCCATTTTCCTTTGCGGGCAGCCAGAGCTAAAGAAGCTGCACAAAGTACACCGAACATGGAAAATACCCAGGAATATCACCAGATGATGGAGG AGGAGATGATTCGTGGGTTGCAGAGAGTGGGTTGGAAGAAAGTAGATGTGAACTTCCATGCATCAATGTGGCCTTACTCTGCTCACAACAACATGCAT GTTAAGAATGAGTGGCTTCACAATGCGGGTGCCGGTGTGATCGCCCACGTCGCAGACAGCTTGAAACAGACATGTCTGCCCTCCAGCCTGTGA